In one Solanum dulcamara chromosome 1, daSolDulc1.2, whole genome shotgun sequence genomic region, the following are encoded:
- the LOC129888911 gene encoding delta(12)-fatty-acid desaturase FAD2-like, which yields MGGGGNMSAPTTKTEQKKNPLQRVPSSKPPFTLGDIKKAIPPHCFQRSLIRSFSYLIQDLILVSLFYYIATTYFQLLPSPLSYLAWPTYWIAQGCVSTGIWVIGHECGHHGFSDYQSVDDTVGLILHSALLTPYFAWKHSHRRHHANTGSLENDEVYIPRLKSKLRWYYKYLNNPVGRVLVLAFTLTFAWPLYLIFNISGKKYDRFACHYDPYSPIYSDRERLQIYISDAGVIAATYLLYRVTLTQGLAWVVCVYGVPLLPHYDSSEWDYLRGALATVDRDYGVLNKVFHNVTDSHVLHHIFSYISHYHAMEATKAIKPLLGEYYQFDDTPILKAMWRDTE from the coding sequence ATGGGAGGTGGTGGTAATATGTCTGCTCCGACAACGAAAACTGAACAAAAGAAAAATCCTCTCCAAAGAGTGCCATCTTCAAAACCACCTTTTACACTTGGTGACATCAAGAAGGCCATCCCTCCCCACTGCTTTCAGCGATCTCTCATTCGCTCCTTCTCCTATCTTATTCAGGATCTCATACTTGTCTCCCTCTTTTATTACATTGCCACCACTTACTTTCAACTCCTTCCATCTCCATTAAGTTATCTCGCATGGCCTACCTATTGGATCGCTCAAGGTTGTGTTTCCACAGGAATATGGGTTATTGGCCATGAATGCGGCCACCATGGCTTCAGTGATTACCAATCGGTAGATGACACTGTTGGTCTTATCCTCCACTCTGCACTTTTAACACCATACTTTGCATGGAAACATAGTCATCGCCGTCACCATGCCAACACTGGTTCCCTTGAGAATGATGAAGTATACATACCCAGGCTTAAATCAAAATTAAGATGGTACTACAAATACTTGAACAATCCAGTAGGACGAGTACTTGTACTCGCCTTCACCCTCACTTTTGCCTGGCCTTTGTACTTGATCTTCAATATCTCAGGCAAAAAATATGATCGTTTTGCATGTCATTATGATCCTTATAGCCCGATATATTCTGATCGTGAGAGGCTACAAATCTACATTTCAGATGCAGGTGTGATTGCAGCTACTTATTTGTTGTATCGCGTTACTTTGACACAAGGGTTAGCTTGGGTTGTTTGCGTCTATGGGGTGCCTCTCCTGCCACATTATGATTCATCGGAGTGGGATTATCTGCGAGGAGCTCTAGCTACGGTAGACAGAGACTATGGTGTCCTAAATAAGGTGTTCCACAATGTTACTGATTCTCATGTTTTGCATCATATATTCTCATACATATCACATTACCATGCAATGGAGGCAACCAAAGCTATCAAGCCATTGCTAGGAGAATACTACCAATTTGATGATACCCCAATCTTAAAGGCAATGTGGAGGGACACAGAGTAG